A stretch of DNA from Candida dubliniensis CD36 chromosome 6, complete sequence:
atttctccaTCTTGATTATTCTTCTGTTTTTGTTCTTCTCCTTCCCCTTCTccttctccttcttctAATTCCTCTACTGTTTCACTATCATTTCTCGTATCCTCGTCtacctcttcttcttcttcttcttcttcctctcCTCCctccttttccttttccttttccttttccttttcctgTTCTTCTACTACTTGATTATCTTGTTCTTGTCTATTTTTTCCATCATCAAtctcattatcattttttgtCCCTTCTTGATCAAATCCTTtcaatccaattttttgtttcttatGTTTATGTCCATTTAATTTACCAAGTTCATAATCTAATATATTAAATCCTTCTTTATTTGCCAGTGATTTcatatcaaataatgatcCTGCTGCACTAGCAACAACCATATCAACTCTTGGTAATTGAGAATTTGCATTTAAAAAAACTCCAAATACTTCTGAAGGAGTTAATGTGGATTTATCTGATGATAATGGATATGGCATATAATTTGGTGGAGGGAATGGTAAAGGTGGTGCTTCAAcatatatttgattatcattagtgatattgttgttattgttgttgttgttgttgttatcaGATAAAGGAGATTTAATTGTCgttgaaaaagaatcaggggtttttgattttttcttcccaTGAGGTCTTCCTTTAGATGGTTTAATCggtgtttgttgttgttgttgttgttgttgatagtataaattatcaaatttttctttatatgAAGCTAAAGAATAAGGTAATTGATTAGGATTTAcaattggtggtggtggataTATAAATGGAACCATCATTCCTCCTCGTTCTAAAGTAAAATCTTCAGAAACAATGTTTGCTGAACGTGGATGTTGTGACGATgacgatgacgatgatgatgatgatgatgatgatgatgatggatTTTCGGGTGGTATTGGTGGGGGGAATTTACCAAGAATTCcattaatttgatttgataatttattatttgtcaAATCAGTTGTTAAATCACTGAAAAAATCCGATACAATAGCTGGTGGATGTACTATAGGAATAATATTTTCAGGTACAGAATTTaaaattggattattgATTGGACCATTAGGAGGAAGTAAATGTGGTGGTTGAAtaaatcttgttgttgaactTGAACTTGAACTTGAATTTGAACTTGTGTTGATATTCTTTTGTGTTGGCGTCAACAGCGGTAAATTTAATGATACTTGACTTTGTTCAATTATTCTTGGAGTTGAATCAGATGATAACTTTCGTTGTTTAGGAGAAGTGAATATCGCTGCTAATTCTTCCCTTGTTGGTAATTTAGTAGGTCTTTTAAAAACAGGTACTTTTGAATGATCCATTTTTTGGgggattattattattattattattgttattattaggGGCAGATataaaaatgattattAACTATAATATGGAAGGGCAAGTGCAAATAATCCCAAAATTTGTCAATACTGTAGtttgttaatgatttattgtGGAATGGGTTTCTTATttaaaggaaaagaaatataatcccaataaagatattattgaattctTGTACCTTAATGAATGTATTAAGTTTATATTGTGAATGCAAGttgaatgattttttttttgcaatgatttttttttttttttcctttctttctttttcttgtaaGTTGGCAGTAGTTGGAAGGAagtgttggtggtggttgtggtggtggttgtggtcctttaatttttcttccCTTCTCTTTCCCtctcaaaattttttcttttctgtcACCCTTTGTCTATTATTAATATGTACCGAACTaacaattattttcttcttatattaaaattttagATTCCATCAGAAGAGAAGTTTGTTTGACAAGAAAGGCATAGTTTAATAGAGCATTTCATAATCACAACAGAAACACAGTTGTaaagtttgaaaaaaatttgttttctaATTCACTATGTTTAATAAAAGGGGGTACACAATATTGCTTACAtggttgatgttgttgttacaAGGGTGATAAGGATAAACCTGTCAATAACTATCAATTACATAGTTGTTATAAATCCTAAATACTTGTTCTAGTGAAAGGAGATAATCAGCAAAAGATTGTAGTAGATGTGTGTATAAtatgagaaaaaaaaaaaaaaaaaagaggagGGGTAGATTTCTTAGTTAGtatggtagtagtagtagtagtagtagtagttgttGGTACGAGAGGTGACAAAAAGCCAAAGCCAAAGTAAAGccaagaaacaaaaatgcTGCGAATAAGTCGTGTGCATTTTCGTTATTTCTCCTGAACGATATAATCTtactgcaaaaaaaaaaagacaaagcACATACTTAAACTTCAAATATTGCAATAAAAACACTTGATATTATGTATTTGTACAAGTAGAAGTTCCTACTTGTTGGATGGTTGAGGAGTTCaaatttggttttaatagttattttttttttttattttttttgtcttctGAATTGCTTGATTTCGTGTCTAACAGTTTCAGTGtaagaattgatttgacCACCAACTCCAAACCTATATTTCATACTATTATAGTATCAATCATCTTCAATGTTATTATAGCCAAAGCATGATTTCTGATTAAAGCTATTAATAGGAAATTGCTGActttttggaaaatatgATTAACTAGAtctctattattattggattaatttttcaatcttttTTGGCAACATTATTAGatcaaagaattgattcttaaaccaataaaaataattaatcaattttccAATCATTCCTAAAGGTCGGATCACATTGTATTTATTAAACCATCTTATTTGGATCAATTCTTATCTTTTAGAAACTAGAAACTGTTCCAAAAAACGTTGAATCATTTGCATTGGTTAGTCGAGATGTCGCTCAAATTCCCGTACTAAATCCTGCATAGTATTAATACTCGACGAAAGagagaacaaaaaaaaaaaattgaaatggtATGATAAGCTTGTATGTTACACAAAAAGTAAATTCATTTCCGGGTATTACACGCacccacacacacacacacatacatacatacacaCACAACAACTAGAAAAACGGAATACGAATTCGTCGTCAGTAATGACGAAGAAGAACTAATAAAAAGGAGGGAAACACTGTTAGTTGAAAacataaagaaaaattaaaacagTCCAAGAGTCAATGTACAAATATCTGTCACAACTGgggtagtagtagtagtagtagtagtgggGTTGAAATTTGGTAGAATTTGACGTATTAATGACAAGAGATTGTTTCAAGTTGTttactaaaaataaaaaagatcGAGGCAAATTAAGGCgagagagaaaagaaaggaaaggaaaggaaaggaaagaaaatcaaccgaaattgaacaagggttgttgtaataaataaattgcaACATTTAATAGAGCATGGTAATATTTGTCAGGTAATATATTAAGGTtgatcattattttcagCCCGTTCACGGATCAATACATGCAAgtaaaaaataacaatggAAATAAGAAATCCATGACTAAGAAATTTGAGGTGCAAAGAATAGTTTTCATTGTATTTTCCTTTCAACTTGTCATTTGTTATTCTTATTGGTAGAGTAATTCTTTTTGCActtacaacaacaacaacaacaacaacatttgGTAAAGGAAATGGGTCTATGGTTTTAATGTGATTAAGATTAGTTGATAGTAAGTAAAAACTAAGAAAATAGCAAACTAAGagttaagaaaaagaaataacgATTAGGAATATATTTCATAGATATGTTTTTTGAGAATCGTAGTAATctaaatttcaattcttaaTTGCTACtgtatgaaaaaaaaagcaaacataaaaaaaaaaaaaaggccAACAAACAAAACCGAAAAAAGTTCAAGACGggaaataaaaagaatagaTAATACAGTTgcaaaatatattaaagaGTTTGACAAAATGGAAAGAGGTTTATGTGAATAGGAGGAAAGTAGTTAACAGTTGATTGTAtttgtatgtatgtatggATATGGATATATATGTGAATATTGAATGTGGTGTGGGTGTGGGTGTGCGTGTGGGTGAcaccagaagaagaagaaagaaagaaagaaaaaaagaaataaaataaaatgaatctctctttaaaatcaaacaaagaCAATTTATtctcaatttcaattaacaaaaaaaacaacaacaacaacaacaattattctctctctctctctttttttttttttttttttttttcttcttcttcttcttcctcctccttctttctttttaaaaaagaattaactATATACAATTTTAAAACATTCAAAGTTttattcatcaacaacactCAATAAGTTCATTGACTCCAATCACTCATACATTCATTGACTCATTACTTTTTCTGCTCATCAACACCTCctccccctcccccccctcCATTCACGACTTTTGACTTTGTCtcctattttttttttttttatctcACCAACCTCCACACCTTCTTCCAATCTTATTAATccaattatatttttttttttttgtgggTTTATTTGAGTTTTTTCACTTCTATTagtgtttatttttaagtCTTGTTCATTGTATTTCCAATTGTggttgtctttttttttgttttttttgttttggagtttcatcaaaattattcaacaacaacaacatcaacaacaagaacttTGCAAAGAAAGTGAGACAGAACTATTGAATCGTCATAAATTTCCCATATCATATATACGTGTACTTTTAATTGTTagtcattttatttttaattttttgattttttctttgactCAATgccaccaaaaaaatcaatttcgGCTAAATTAGCATTCCAACCTCGACAACGAGTATTTGCTAAAATGCCAGGATTTACTGCTTGGCCAGCATTTGTTGTTCCTGAAGAAGATATACCAGAAGATGTACTAGGAgcaaagaaaagaaacaataaaacTCCTTATTGTGTTATATTTATTCCTGATGgagattattattggatGTCTGATAAAGGATTAACGGAATTAACCGATGAAAATTTGTCAAATGCATTAAAAGAAATCCCACTAgatatcaagaaaaaaatgaagaatttaaaGGGGAAAATCCCTGGGAAACAAAGTAGTTATAAACAAGCTATAGCTGCCACTGATGGATTAGATTATGATACATTCAGAGATTTCTTGATTGAACTTAATGGtgctgaagaagaagaagaagaggaaggggaagaagaggaagagcCTGAGGTCGAGCCTGAGGAAGAGCCTGAGgaaccagaaccagaaccagaactagaaccagaaccagaaccaataaaaaaacagaaaatcATTGTGCGGtctaaaaataataaacgTGATTATGACGATGAAGCAGAAGATGGAGATGTTGAAGAAAGttatgaagatgaagattcTGTGCAACTAAAGAAACAATCACGAAATGGAGGTAGAAGAAGTCGAGCATCAAGTGTTTCAACGAAAACTACATCAACAACTGCTACTAATGGtagaagaaagagaagaTTGACAGATGATAATAGTGACAACACCAAGGGTATTATTACAAactcaattgattcaaataatatatcAACCCCTAGTATgaagaaaattaaaagtGAAActagtgatgatgataatcaATCCCATACATCATCAATAGCTGCTTCAGTTGCATCTGCatccaaaaacaaatcaacaatttctgataaagaaaagaatcatcaattatggCTATGTCGAGTGAAACTACAAAAGACTTTGattcaaagaaatcaaGCGACAACTCCTAAAGATACTACGGGATTAAAACCACCAACTGCTGATGAATTACTGACGGCAAGATTAATATTACATCGATTACAAGATTTCCCTATAActgttgaattattaagAAAATCTAAATTACATAAAGTATTGAGATGTATTATAAAAGATCCAACATTGAAATATCCTGAAAGTTTCAAATTACATGATAGATGTCAAGAAGTGTTGGATGTATGGAAAGAACctattgaacaattgaaacttgaaaaacaattggaatatgaagataataagaataatcCTTCACATCATAGTAATAGTCATGGTCATAATTCTGATAATCGTAAGGCAATTCATAATCAAGATGATTCTGAAGTTTCTGGATTAGAACAAAGTATTCCTGAATTAGAAGCACATGGTAAGAAACTGGAAGatttgaaaccaaaaaaatcgGCAAGTATCACTAcaactattactactactactacaacaACTGGACCACCATCACCTCCAGCAGAAAGTTAACATcaactaactaactaactaactaactaactaaccCAACAGGGGTTGTGCTAtgttatattataattacCCCTTCTTCCATCCTGTCACCCTATCCTAATACACATGCAAATTCCAAAATCATCACCTAACAAATGGTTAAtagaaatatattttttttttattttttattttttgtatgtatTCAAATGtaacaataaattcattaatgactttgaaaataaaaagtatgacaaattgaataatatattttacAAATAAACGGCTCTAGGTACTTCACCTATTGTATTTTGTATTGTAATGGTCCGtttttctgttgttgttgttaagaTTAATGTAGAGTAGAGTAGAGTAGAGTAGAGTAGAGTAGAGTAGAGTAGAGTAGAGTAGAGTAGAGTAGAGtagagaaagaagaagacaacaaccaaaatctaagatttcaattcataaACTATAAGCGATTGgacaccaccaccactaccaaGAGATACACCAATTAGAGGTAGTGTATAaactcatcatcatcatcatcaaaaaaaaaaaacaacttaTAAACTTATAAAGCAAATCAGACAAAACCCGCGCGTCCACAATTTAATGTCGGGTAAGCCGTGTGCGTGTGTTTTGGTTAGAACATCCATACCGCAATAGATTACCTCAATGCTTATTGGCCAgggaaaaacaaaaaaaaaaacaaaaaaaccaCTTCCCAACTGCCCATCTGCCACTACCGCCGCTGTCGCCTTCGCCGCCGCCACCGCcccttctttttttttttttttttttctctacACACACGACTTTCTCCACccaacaaagaaaaatactTGCCAGTTGTGTTGGAATTGTGAATTATTAAAGGGTTAAAACATATTAATTGATAGAAAAATTGGATGAATatagagagagagagagagagaaaaaaaaggggggtAATAATATAAGGTAATAAGTTATTAATTGGTTATgtgttaaaaaaaaagagaaagagaaagagagagagaaaaaggaatctctttgtttaataaaCTGGAAACATTAATATTAGTTAATATTTTGTTAGATTTTATCTCATTGTACAAAAATTAATACcaggagaaaaaaaaaaaatttttttttctattacTCAGTAAATTGCTCTCTTCCTTCTTCCTTTTCTCTCACTCACTCTCTCACTCACTcattcatcaacaaaaactaaTTTAGAATAATCAACGAACGAAACatcaaaactaaaaaaaaaaaaaaaaattttttctctttctttgaaaaaaaaaaaactttttattttcttcttcttcttcttcttcttttctttctttctttttccttcttttctttctttctttctttcattacagtaaaaataaaataatccaatatggctgaagaagaagtatGTTTTTactatttatttaatattaattgaattctagtatatttggaaaaaaaaaaaagaaagaaaagaaaaggtttatcaagaattggaattggagttggaattggaattaAGGAAGacagaaaaaattttgagaaaaagagaaaatcaatattttctactcttctcttcttttctcCATTGATCCAACAGGTCTGAAAGGTCTCAAGAGACAAAAATCTTGATACAGGGTTTACTTGTTCACCTTGCAGTTTCTTTAAATGGATTGGATTGGATTggattgatttgatttgaaataaaggaggaggagggggggatgagtttttttttttttagattttgatttatatttccccgaaagaatttttaaattttggattgattttattttgacaACCAATAACATGGTGGAAAATAAAGGGGAAAAAAAGGTTTTCcctctttctctttctcctCCTCCCCCCTTtcttgttgctgttgttattgttattgtgggtggtggtggtggtggtggcggtGGAAGGGTGTTGTTTCATTTCAACACTCGGTGGaggacaaaaaaaattttttttttttttttttcttctcaaATTTGATCCCTCTTTTCCAACCaaacaaccaaccaaccaaccaaccaaccaacttCATTACTATAAATATTTGGATATCTTTTCAATCCATGATAAACCCAATTCAATGACtagaattaataaaatgaatcaaaaattttttactAACATTGACtcccccctttttttttttttgtttagcACACTTTTGAAACCGCTGATGCCGGTGCTGCTTTAACTTACCCAATGCAATGTTCCGCTTTAAGAAAGAACGGTCACGTTGTCATTAAAAACAGACCATgtaaaattgttgatatgtCTACTTCTAAAACTGGTAAGCACGGTCATGCTAAAGTCCATTTAGTCGCCATTGATATTTTCACTGGtaaaaaattggaagatTTATCTCCATCTACTCATAATATGGAAGTTCCAAATGTCAGTAGACAagaatatcaattattggatattgatgatggttATTTGTCTTTAATGACTGCTGATGGTGACACTAAAGATGATGTCAAAGTTCCAGAAGGTGAATTGGGTGACAAATTAcaagatgaatttgatgaaggtaaagatttaattgttaCCATTATTTCTGCTATGGGTGAAGAAGCTGCTATTTCTTATAAAGAAGCTCCAAAAGGTTCTGCTTAAGTTTGATGATggatattttttaaaatttaaaattaaattccaaaaaccaaattataacaaaaaataagtaaataaaaaaaaaagtcattaatgaaatagaaatgaaattaatagtTACTCTTTTATTAGTAACTagtaaatataatttataataaaatcatcaataacaCAAAGCAAGAACCATAACTACAAATTACAAGAcctatctatctatctatctatctatatatatatattttaaaGAGTCATCAATtagtttttattattgtttaagtattcataaatatatatatgtattgtattgtctttttatttttaaccTAGAAAACTAAACTTGTAGATTTTAATGGTCTTGTGCTTTGAAGGTTTTGAGTTTATATAAGGTTCGTTTAATTCTctgaaaagaagaagaagaagaaaaaaaaaacggaAGTGTGTGCGTGTGTGGgataatttcttcttcttggtAATATAATCTCGGTGTGTGTgtttgtaaaaaaaaaaaagtgttaacaatcaatcaactCATATTGAATGGACTATAAAAATGAAGTGAAGTtatttttcctttccttGCCTTGACTTGACTTTCCTTGTTTTGCCTTGTCTTGCCTTGCCTTGTTTGTATGTGAAGCGGTTAATAAGTgtcaaaatttgatttatattgaaTAAGTTTGGATTGgattcattcattcatcaAACTAATGAAACACACCATAGTTTAGTTTGActgtaatttttttttcatttttttttttgcaaccaGATTATTAAGAAATGATTGAACTAACTCTGTCTAAAAATCTcatattttaatattatcatgTAGATAACACCATAACTCACCTCCTTTCCTCCCTATTCTCCATTTCCTCCTTTTCATCCTAAATACCAATTGAAGAGAAATGAAACAATTCTGAttattttaaatcaatcaagttcaacaataataatcatttgaattattttgtgattaaaaatcaaatatggATGGACAATTAAAAACTTAcaagaatataaaatattgttgtCACAACTTTCTTGCCCCCCCTTCCCCCCCTTCCCCCCACCTTCTTCcattgaaataattgaagGGTCTTTTGATTGTTAGATTTACTATTCCTatatatcatcatcattaatcCATTTTGCTGTATGTTGTTACTGAAACTGATTCAGAATGTGTGAATTAACGTTCAAGaaatatttacaattttGTTTAACTATAAAAAAACGCATCacatttgaataatttacAAGGTCATTTTCCCTAATGAAGTTAATACTTACAGTATGTGTTATTTTAatggcttttttttttcttttttttttttttttttttcttcgtATTTGCCGTTGTTGTTTGTGTATTGCTATTAGATCAATAAAGTAGAAGAGAGAggtgggggggggggatTCATTCAAATTACGAAAATACGATAGACATATGGCAATAACTTACTgattaattttataaacacataataattttgatatcgaaaattcaatttaaggagaaagaaagaaagaaagaaagaaaaaaaaaataagctTCCAATTTTTTAGTCTTGTGATTAGTGTTGCGACGATATACACAAAGATTGTATAAATGTGGTCTAATCGAGGAGGCAGATGGAAATGGCAAATGGCAAATGGCAAATGGCAAATAAATACTTCATTCATAAGTTAGAGGATTAGAAActagaaatttttttacaatattaataattcaagttttgattttatttcgCAAATGAAGATCAACTTTTGGCAATTCTTTCACATCAAAACAATAACGAATGGAgaacaataatatatatatactgaACAAGAGGGAGCAATtacaatgaaaacaaaaaaaaaaaatagtacTTGAAGCAAAGCAAAACTGTGTTATTCATTTTGACAGGTTGAATATATAACAATAGGGGAATGTGATGGTTGTCATTGGAACATTGGAAACTTGATTTCTTATTTGTAaatagaaaagaaaactttttgaaataactgttaatatcaaattgtgccattactattattatttgttattcaaataatgtGAATTAACTTATATAGGTAAAGGAGAgcaacaaaaaacaaaaaaaaaattctacGGACATCTCTCTATCAAGTCAAATCATCAACTGTGGTTATATCTAGATAGTATATAATTTACAATTCAGGAAGTAACGTCGGTTAAGTTATAGAACTGACtgtaaaatcaattattcaTTTCATGGTATGGTAGTATTAAAGAAAGctactattattaattattattaattattattataattattactgtgccttgttttgttttgtttgagatggggggggggggggtttAGAAGATATaaaattttaatcaatttaattcaGTTAAAATCTCCCAAAGAGTAAATAGCAAAAAgcaaaaagcaaaaaaaaaaaaaaaggtcaAAGTCAAAGTCAAAGACaaagacaagaaaaaaaataaggaCAAGAAATTTTCTCTATTTAGTTAGAAGGAAGcaaggaaggaaggaaggaagaaAAGTTCCAAAAGTTCCAAAAGTTCCAAAAGTTTTTCCttgttatttttataaataCATCTTCATTCCATTAATAcatctattattattatctcgaatcattgttattggttaagaaaaaaaaaaaaaaaaaaagaaggcACAAGgtagaacaagaacaagaagaagaagaagaagcagaagcagaagaaatcaagatttgaaattatttacTCCCACCCCCCCCCTCCCACTTCActtgtttttctttgatctgatttaatatcatcatccGTTGTgtaaaatatattcaaatttatttatttatttatttatttattctattatttttgtttttttgtttttgtttttttaagGGAAGGATAATCCTTGTGTTCATTTCTTCTCTTTAATTTTACTTTCAAAActaaaagaatttaaaaaaaaaaatctagCATTATCATGTCAACGACAATACCAACATCCTCATCGTTACTACAAGCGACTGAAACAATTTCACATATTAGTTCATcatattcatcaacaatacccgtatcaacaacaacttctaATGATTTTGGATCACAAAATACTACTATTGGTTCAACCCCTTCAAcagtattattttttcttgcaTTGGCAGTTGGAGTTTTAATTGCCTTgatatttgttttcttcACAATACGATATTTTGTTCGAGCAAAATATGGTGTCAATTATATTGGTATTACTAGAAGAGGACTTTATGGatataatcataatcatcattttaataacaataataacgCAAATCAATcttcaaatattattaatgaacATACATTTGCTCAAATATTCACAACTACAGAAGTACAAGATCAACTTGATTATATTCGACAACATCATTATTTACGTGGAGAAATAATTGATCGAAGATTGAATCAAGAAGATGGAGATTCCTCGACTGAAACAGCAAGACaaagacaacaacaacaacaacaacgaagaaggagaagacaacgaagaagaagaagaagaagaagaggtgGAAGATTTGcaagaatgaaaaaattgactgctgaagaagttgaattattattcccTAAGAAAACTTATCATCAATGGCTTAATGGTgggaaagaagaagatgttGAAAATCGAGAAGATTTATTTTGTGAAGTGAAGGAAGAAGAGGATGAACATCAAGAACATCAAGAacagaataataataccaatGGTCAATCGAGTAGTGACgataatcataataatcataataatcataataatcataataat
This window harbors:
- the TIF51 (ANB1) gene encoding eukaryotic translation initiation factor 5a (eIF-5A), putative (In S. cerevisiae: ranslation initiation factor eIF-5A, promotes formation of the first peptide bond; similar to and functionally redundant with Anb1p; possible role in translation elongation; undergoes an essential hypusination modification;~In C. albicans:utative translation initiation factor; decreased expression in hyphae compared to yeast-form cells;~Similar to S. cerevisiae HYP1/HYP2;~spliced gene); this translates as MAEEEHTFETADAGAALTYPMQCSALRKNGHVVIKNRPCKIVDMSTSKTGKHGHAKVHLVAIDIFTGKKLEDLSPSTHNMEVPNVSRQEYQLLDIDDGYLSLMTADGDTKDDVKVPEGELGDKLQDEFDEGKDLIVTIISAMGEEAAISYKEAPKGSA